The Deltaproteobacteria bacterium PRO3 sequence GGCGCTCGACCGCGACCGCAAAGGCGGGAATATTGACGTGAACGACCTGCATACCCGGAAAAGGAACGTAAAAAAATGTAGGGGCGAACCTTGTGTTCGCCCTCCCTGGGGAGGGTTTATCTATGGGAGGGCTTCGCTTCGCCGCCATGCCCATAGGGGCTGAACATGTTCAGCCACCTTGGACGAAGGAGACGTCATGGACCGCATTGAAAATCATAACAGGGGTCAACCTTGCTCGGGACCCTGCGGTCCTGTTCACTCCTCTGCAGCATTGGGGAAGGCGAACACAAGGTTCGCCCCTACGAGTAACGCCGCATCAACCCCACCACCACCCCCAAGATGTGAAAGGCCTGCCCCGGCTCGACCCAGATCGACTGCATCGCCTGGTTGGCCGGCCGCAGCTCGACCTTCTGCCCCTGCGTGAAAAATTTCTTCACGGTGGCCTCGCCGTCGATCATCGCGACGACGGTCTGCCCGCGCCGCGCGGTGGGCTGGCGGCGGACGATGACCAGGTCGCCGTCGTGGATGCCGTCTTCGATCATCGAGTCGCCGCGCACGCGCAGCGCGAAGTTTTCGCCGCCGCCGAGCAGCGACTTGGGCACATCGACGCGCTCTTGCACCTCGACCGCCTCGAGGGGCAGGCCCGCCGCGACGGTGCCCAGCAAGGGCAGTCGCACGGACTCGGCGCCGACCTCGTTGAGCCGAAGGGCGCGGCGTCCGTAGGCGTCTTTGACGAGGTAACCCTTACTCTGAAGCGCCTGGAGATAATCCTGCACCGAGCCGAGCGACTTGAGGCGGAAGCGCGCCGCGATCTCGCGCTGCGTGGGCGGGTAGCCCTTCGCCTCGGCGTAACTTTGGACGAAATCGAGAATCCGCTTTTGTTTTGGGGTAAGCGTCATTTCTGGGCACTCCGTCGCTGCGTCGAATGAGTTTGGCAAAACCGGCTAGCCGACCGGAGTTCCAGCTTAATACGTACTTTTTACGTAGTTCAAGCCCTATCTGAGGGCTCGGAGCAAATGCCCGATATCGTTTATTTTTTTATTTCGAATCGGCTCAAATGCCCAGCGAGGGCGGGGTCGCTTCGCCCGCGGAGGCGGCGCCCGCGCCGCCGTTGCTGTTCTGTTGGGCGTGGTTGGGGCCCTCCGGCAGCGGGCGCTGGGGCTCGTTGGCGGCCAGGCGCAGCGGCGGTGAGCTGCTGGGCGTGGCGGCGCCGGGCTCGGGGTCGTAGGGGGCGTCCTCGACGACGGCGACCGCCGCCGCGGGCAAGGTCTCGCCCGGCTCCAGTTCCAACCCCATCGCGTCGACGAAGACGCGGCGGTTGAGGGGAAACCTCAACTCCGCCTCCGGCAGGACGGGGCGCGAGGAGAGCGCGTCGCGCTGCGGATCCAAGGGGCGGAAATCGACCATCCAAGCGCCCGTCGTTCCCTCGCGGAGGTGCAAGACGACCTCCTTGCCGATGGAATTCAAGCCGCGAATGTCGAAGACCGCGCCGGGCTCGGTCTCGGGGCGTTCCGGAAAACGCAGGCGGAGCTCCGCCCCTTCGCATCCCTCGACGCCCGCGAGCGACGCGCCCCAACCGCTCTGCGCGAGCAGCACGCCGCGCAGGCTATCCCACGGGAGGGTGCCGCGGCCCTCGTGGCGGAGGTAGGCCATCAGCGCCTCGCGGCGCTGGGCCGCGGGCAGAGCGCCGTTTTCCATCGCCTCGAAGAGCAGCTCCGCCGACCAGGGCGCGGGCGAATCGCCCAGCGCGGCGAGGACGAGGTTCCATTGCGAAAAGTCGGCCGCGGCCTCGGAACCCTCGCCTGCCCGGGAACCGCGGTCTTCCACGATCATGGAGACGTCGCTCAAGAGCCCGCGCCACCAAGCCGCCTCGGGCGGGTGCGGCGCGCGGGCCAAGAGGCGCAGCATGAGATAGCGCGTCGCCACCGGCTCCTCCGGGTCTTCCGCCAGGGAGCGGAAGACCTCACCCGCGTCGGAGCCGTTGTCGAGGCTGTCGGCGGGAAGATAGCTCAAGGCGCGGGCGCGGCGCTCGGTCGCGGCGCGAGGGTCCATCGCGAGGTTTTGCAAAAAGCGGATCGCCGCGGGATGCCCGTCGGCGGCCAGGCCGCAGGCGCGGGCGATTCGCTCGTCGAGGGAAAGCGCCCCGGCGTAACGAGGGGCGACCGCCGCCTCGCTTTCGCGCAAGAATTCCGTCGCGTCCCGATCGCCCGCCTCGGCCAAGACCCGCGCGCTGCGCATACGCAGGACGGGCTCCGCGGCCGCGAGATTGCCGCGCAGTTCCGCGACGAGGGCGCGCAGGAAGGAGTCCTCGGGACGCAGGTAATGATAGACGCCGAAAGTGGGGGAGCCGAAGGGCATCGCGACGAGACCGGAGGCGCCGAGGCCGCGCGGCAGCAGCGCGGCGAGTTCGCCCAAGGTCTCGGCGGAGACGGGCGTCTCCCCGGGCACGCGCGGGTCCGAGGCCAAGCGCGCCGTCAAGTGGCGCGCGTGGTGCCGCCAGGCCTCGCGGCCGTCCGAGCCGGCCAGGCGTGCGATCAGGGCGCCGGGCGCCGAGCCCCGCAGGAGGACGCCCCGCAGCTCCAGGCAACCGAGCAGGTCCAGCTGCTCTTCGGAGGAGAGGAAGCGGTCTTCCAAGGCCGTCGCCAAGGCCTGGGACTCCGCGGAGGAAATGCGCAGATCCTCGCGCAGGCGCGCGGCAAAATCCTCCGTCTCCACGCAGGTCTCGCGGAGCTCCAAGATACGTCGGCTTAAGGGAATTTCGTGGAGAGGGGTCACGGGGCTTCCTTGTCTTCGTGCAAGGTGCCTCCGCCGGATTATCTTAAAGCAACACGCGTGCCAGGAACCTCGTGGGACCTTAGATAAAAAACCTTTTAATTTCGGATAATTACTAAAACAGACTGCGGAGCGGCGTCCCACACGAAGCCGAAATCTGTGGTCTGATCTCCCCGGAAGGCCTTCGGCTGAGTAGCCCAGACCTCCACGAATTAATCTATATTAATCATTTCGAAACCTACGACGCGTTCTTGAACGGGTGGCCGGGCGGGGGCCCCCCGCCGCCCGCAGCTTGCGAGGACGGTGGGGGTGCAGCCCGGACAGGTCCCGTTCAAGAACGCGTCGTAGGTTTCGAACTCCTTATTATTGGGCGAAACAGGGATTGAAACGATTCGCTCAGCCGGAGTGAATCCGGCTGAGCCAAAGCCGGGTTCGATCCCCAAAAGAAATTTATCTACAATAATATGGGCGAAACAGGGATCGAACCTGTGACCTCTGCCTTGTAAGGGCAGCGCTCTAACCAGCTGAGCTATTCGCCCGATCGCTTGCGCAAGCCAAGGCCTAACGGCATCGAAAGGCCCGGGTCAAAGAAAAAATCCCCTCTCCGTGACCCGACCCCCGCCTTCCGCTATCATCGCCCTGAACAAGCGAAAGGAGAAGCCCATGGCACTGCCCACTCCGGCCTATGCCGCCCCCTCCCCCACCCAAGCCCTCGCCCCCTTCCAAATCGAACGCCGCGAGCCCGGTCCCCGCGACGTCCTGATCGACATCCATTTCTGCGGGGTCTGCCATTCCGACATCCACCAGGCCCGCGACGAATGGGGCGGGGCGATCTTCCCCATGGTGCCGGGCCACGAGATCGTCGGCACGGTCGCGCGGGTCGGCGCCCAGGTGACGCGCTTCAAGGCCGGCGACCGCGTCGGCGTCGGCTGCATGGTCGGTTCCTGCCGCGACTGCGCCGCCTGCCGCAAGGGCCTCGAGCAATACTGCGAGCGCACGATCTCCTTCACCTACAACTCCCGCGAGGCGGACGGAAAGACGCCCACCTACGGCGGCTACTCGACCTGCATCACCGTCGACGAGTATTTTGTCCTGCGGCTGCCGGAGGGCCTCCCCCTGGACAAGGCGGCGCCCCTGCTCTGCGCGGGCATCACCACCTACTCCCCGCTGCGCCACTGGGGCGCGGGACCCGGCAAGCGGGTCGCGGTGCTGGGACTGGGCGGACTCGGCCACATGGCGATCAAGCTCGCGCGCGCGATGGGCGCGGAGGTGACGGTGCTCAGCCATTCGGAAAAGAAGCGCGAGGACGCCGCCCGGCTCGGGGCGCAGGAATTCTTCTCGGGCGCGGATCCCGAGACCTTCAAGAAGCTGGCCGGCCGCTTCGACCTGATACTAAACACGGTCTCGGTGGACTTGGATTGGAATCTCTACCTCGACCTCGTCGCCCGCGACGGCGCGATGGTACTCTTGGGCATCCCGCCGAAGGCCCCGCCGGTGGAGGCCTTCCGCCTGATCGGCAAACGCCGCGCCTTGAGCGGCTCGCTGATCGGCGGCATCCCCGAGACGCAGGAGATGCTGGATTTTTGCGGGAAGCACGGCATCGTCTCGGACATCGAGCTCATCCCGATGCAGGCGATCAACGAGGCCTACGAGCGGATGATCCGCGGTGACGTGCGCTACCGCTTCGTGATCGACCTCGCCTCGCTGCGCGGCGCCGGAGGCTAGGTCGCGGGAGGCGAGGCGGGCAGAGACGCGGCGGCTGCGGCCTTTTCCTGGATTTGGCGGAAGGGCTTGGAGACCCCCGCGATCTTCTCCTCCCAGCCGCGATCGGGAGCGGCGTCCTCGGTCGCGTCGAGGTAGGCGAGGATCATCGAGGTCATGGCCCAGGGATCGAAGAGGGCGAATTTGGTGACCGCGGCGCAGATCAGGGCGAAGGCGACGAAGAGCAGCTTCCACTTGGGATAGAGGCCGGCCAAGCCCAAGAAGGGAATCAGATACAGGATCGCCAACACCGCATAGCTCAAGAGCGCCGCGATCCCGAGGAAGACGGCCGTCTTCAGGACCTGCTTCCAGCTTTGAGCGTAGAGCACCAAGCCGGTTTTCGCCGATTCCCAGACCGTCTCCCCTTCCTTCAGGAAATTGCGGGCCATCACCGCCTCGTCGATGTAGGTAAGGCTGAAGCGCAAGACCACCTTGGCCGCGCTGACCAGGCTTTGCAGGCTGGGAACGCCCTGGAAGAGGTTCGCCATCGATTGCATGAGCCCGTTGATCGCGCCGATCGTCCCCGTCACGAGGCGGTCGGCTAGGAAGAGCACGCTGGTCTCCTTGAAGCGCGCCATGACTTTTTCCTTCCCCCACTCCACCTGACTCTTGCCTTCGGGCAGGGAGCCGTGCCGGGCCAGACGCACGACGACCGCGACGTGGGCGGTCTTCAGGACGTAGAGGAAATACTCGCGGAACAGCTTCACGAAGGGAAAGGGCAGCAAGAGGGCGACGATCCAGACGGCGAGGCGGGCGTACTCGTGAAGGGCGGCTGCGCCCTGGCCGATAAGGAAGACCAGGACCCAATAGAGGCAGAACAGAAAGCCGAAGGCGAAGTAGAGGCCCATCCGCAGCAGAACGAAGGGCATGGTTTTCAAGGTGATGGCGGCCGCGCGGCCGAGGGTGGAGGGCATGCAAAATCCCTGGAAATACTTAAGACCCCGACCGCTGTCCAGCCCTTCCCTTTAATATTTGTTGCCAATTCGTACAAAAGGCTTATCCTCTTCAGCTATTCTGGACTCATCCAACCTATCTAAGGAGGCATCCATGAGCCGCTCTCTCTTGGCACTCACGGCCGTTTTGGCCCTCATTGTCCCGCTGAGCCTGCAGGCCTACGACAAAAAGTCCGAGGCCCCGCAAAGCGCCACCGCCGTCTCGACGGAATACGACACTAAAGTCGGCAAGGTGATCGAAGTCGACCACGCGAAGAATACCTTGGTCCTGGAAGGCGAAGGCGGCAGCCGCCTCGAGCTCGTGGTCGACCCCAACAAGGTCAAGAACTTCAAGAACGTCAAAAAGGGCGATCTGGTGAAGGTGCAACAAGAGCAATCCTGGGCCCTGACTTTAAGCAAGAAGCAAAAGGGCGAAAAGCCCTCCGCCGAGGTCGTCACCGCCAAGGAGACGGCGCCGGCCGGCCAGAAGCCCGGCATGGAGCAAGTGAAGATCGCGGAAATCTCCGCCGAAATCGTCAAGGTCGACACGGCGAAATCCGTGGTCGAGCTCAAAGGCCCTGCCGGCAACGTCGTGGCCTTGAAGGCGAAGGACCCGAAGAACCTGGAAGGCCTGAAGAAGGGCGACATGGTCACCGCGACCTACACCGTCGCCGTGGCGGTCTCGGTCGAGGCCGCGAAGTAAGCTTTCGGATTTAGCTTAAAAAAAAAGGCCGCTTTACAGTGGCCTTTTTTTTCGCCCCGCTCAGGCGGGCAAGAGAGAAAAGATTTCGACCACCGTCCCCGTGTGGGTGCGGCCCTTCGGGTCGCAATAGGCGATCGGGCTGAACAACCCGACTTGGCCTTCGCGCAGCATGGCGCTCACCTGGGCGCGGTCCTTGACCACCTTGGCGGGCTGGAACTGCGGTCCCACCCCGGGTGTGTAGACGTAGGAGGCCGTCAGGCCCGGTTCGGCCTTGATTCGGGGCTTCTTCGCCGGGGCCTTCGTCACCTTCGCGGGTCGGGTCGGCGTACCGTCCCGCGCCACCAGGGGAGGCGGCGCCTTGGGGATATGCCGGGCCCCCTTTAAGGGATCGTAGGACAGGGCCTTGCGCCGCAGCTTTTGGAAGCCGGGGCTGTTGAAGACGTTCGTGGAGTCGCCACCCTCGGAGGCGACGGCGCTGTTGGCCGGCCGAGCGCCGTGGCTTGGCTTCGGCTTCGCGGCGGTCGCGAGCTTGGGCGGGTGTTTCAGCTCCTTGGTCTTGTCGGCGAAGAAGCGGGCCTTTTTGCAGACCGCCTCGGCGGCCTTGCCACCGCAATTGGGCGACGGCGGGGCCTTGGGGATGTGACGCATCCCCTTGAGGGGATCGTGGGCCAGGGCTTTGCGTTTGGCCTTTTGAAAAGCGGGACTGGCGAAGAGATCGGAAAGACTGGGACCGGGAATGATCCCGCTCGCAGGAATCGTGGCAGGTTTGGTCATAGCGTGCCCTCCAGGGGCTCAAGACGGAGCAAGCTAGGTGCCAAAATTCCGATAACTATAAATTACACAATAATTCTAATAAGATAGATGAAAATAGCTTGGTCGGGCACGGTGGCCTTTAAGCCGTATTTCGAGGGGAGGAGTCCGCAAAATCGGGGTTTGCAGCCGCCGGAACAGGGTTCCGGGATTTGCTCCGTCTTCATTCTCCCTTTGCTCCGTCTTCATTCTCCAGGAGAGGAGAGCCTTTCATTCTCCTTTTCGCGCATCCTTCACTCTCCGAGCCAAGGCAGGATGTAGTCGAGCAGGTTAAAGTCATGATTGATCATGCAAACATGACCGTAACCCTGCAAAGTAATCATCTTGGCGTTCGGCATCTTTTGCGACATGAACTCGGCCTCCCGGACGGAAGGGACCAGGCGATCCAGCTCCCCGGCCAGGAACAAGGTGGGGGTCGCGATCTCCGGCAGCCGTTCCGAGATGTCGTAGCTCCGCAGGATCTCGAGGCGCCGGATATAGCCCTGCTTCCCCACCCAGCGCAGGCGCTGGTGGAACTCGGCCAAGTCCTCCGGCAGGGCGTGCGGGGAATGGATCCGCGACTCCGTGAAGCGACGCACCAGCGGCATCGCCCCCCAGGGCATCCAGCGCAGCAGGGTCGGCGCCACGCGCAGCTGGAAGGGTTTGCGGATCTTGGGGAAGGAATTCAGGATCACCAGCCCGCGCAAGCGATGCGGGTGCGCGAACGCGAAGCTCAGGCTGAGCGCCCCGCCGAAGGATTCGCCGCAGAGCAAAACCTTCTCGTCCCCGCGCTCCGCCGCGACCTTGTCAACCAGCTCCCGCAGTTCCTCCACGAGGGATTCCATCGTGCACTTGGGATCGTTGGGCAGCGGGAAGGTCAAGACATGGAAGCGCCGGCTCAAGAGGGGCACCTGCCGGTAAAAAAGCAGGGCCGTGCCGTCCAGCCCCGGCACCAAGATCAGCGTTGGCCCCTCCCCCCTTTCTTGGTACATCAAGGGAGAGCCGACAATGTCGGGAAGATAGGGGCCCTGGCTCATAGCGTTTCCACGGGACGATGCGACTCAATCCGATGCGCGGGGATCCCCGCGTAGCTCTGTCCCGCCTCGAGCTTGGAAAATTTCGGCACGAAACTCAAGGCGCCGATGGTGCAGCCGGGCCCCGCCTCCACGCCGATCCCGACGATGCTCGACACCCCCACCGTCACGCCGGCGCCCAATCTGACTTTGGCAGTCTTGACCAGGCCGCGCTCGACGGTGTGTCCGGAGAGATGCACCTCGCTGCCGATCACCACGTCGTCGCCGAACTCCAGCAGGTTGTGATCGGTGACCCAGAGGCTGTTGACGAAGACGCGCCGGCCGAGCTTGGCCCCGTTCAGTCGCATGTAGAGCGTCCAGAGCGGCGTCGCTCTAAACACCAAGCCCGAGAAGATCCGAACCATGTGGATCGAGATCGTATAGCGAACCCAATCCAACAGCGGCCAGTCCGGGTCGCTGATGCGCATCTCCAAATCGGGCACCGCGCGCCAGCCGAGCAGCCTCGTCGAGACGGCGGAGAGGATCGTCAGCGAGAAGGCGAAGATCAAATAGGCGGGGACAAAGGCCATGCTGAGCAATACCATGCGCAGCCAAAAGGGCCCCGGGAGATCCCAATGCAGGTGCCACTCCCAAAACAGGACGGCGGGCAGGACCGAGAGGCCGAAGACGAAGCTTTCCAGCACGAAGCTGGAGAGCAGGCACCATAGCACGCGCAAGACGGCGCGAAACCTCCACCGCTGATAGGGCTTGGACGGCATAAAAAGGCTCCCTCGCTTGTTTTCAGGATAACACGCGGCGGGGGCCCGCGGCAGGCGAATTTAGGGCTTCCGGCCCAGCAGGTCGGCCAGGGCCCGCAGGGCGTCGATGGTGGTGAAAATCCCGCGGACCTTTCCGGCCTCGACGACCACGGTCGAGCCGAACTTTCCCGCGGCCATGGCCGCGACGACGTCTTGCAAGGGCGTCTCCGGCGCCGCGACATAGACGTCGCGGGTCATGGCGTCGTCGACGCGCAGCGCCTCGGCGTGGTCCTTGGCGAGGAATTCCAGGACTTGGATGTCGCGGTCGGAAAGGACCCCGACGACCTTTTCCCCTTGGATCACCGGCAAGTGCCGGATGGCCAGGCCGGCCATGATCTCCTTGGCCGTCGCGAGGGGTGCCTCGCGGCCGATGGTTTGAGGGGTCGGACTCATGTATTTTTTCACGGGCAAGCCGGCGGGATTCATGGGACTTCTTTAAACCCAAAGGCCTGTCGGCGCCAAGCCGGTTTTTTTTTAACTTTGCCCTCCGCCCCGCTCCGACTTAAAATCTTCTAAAAGGGAGGTGATTGTGAAGCTGCTCCTCTTCGGAATGTTTGCACTATCCTGCTTTCCTATTTCCCCCGCCCTAGGGCAGGTCCCGCCGGGCAATATGTACGGCCGTTGCTCGAATATCTACGGTCCGATCTACAACAGCTCGACGAAGGCCTATACCGCCTCAGGCACCTGTCAGAACGGCAATCCCGTCAATTGCTTCACGGATCCCATCGACGGATCGCCGGATTATTACTGCCAGAGCGGCGGCTCGAAAGAACAGGACCCCAATCCCTCCGTCGCGGCGGACGAGGTCTGTGGCTGCATCGATAATTGAACGAGCACCGCCGCATCGCCGTAAGCGCCGTGCCGCATGAGGCCGATTAGCCGGTCGCGATGCGGGACTTCGGCGCCCCCATTTTCCAGAGATAGGCGATCGCCCGCCTCCAGGTGTTCCACCAACTGTCCTCCCCGTACTCGACGCCGTGCCGACGACAAACCTCCTGGACCTTGGATTTTACCTGGCGAAGCCGGTTGGGCGGGAGCTTCGGGAAAAGATGATGCTCGATCTGGGCATTGAGAGTCCCCGAGAGAATTTGTAAGGCCAAGGGGGCGGTGAAATTATGCGCCGCTCGAACTTGGGCTTTGTAGAATTCACCGCGGCTCCTGGTACGAAACTCCGGCGGATAGAACTCGGTGTCGTCACCAAAGTGACCGGCGTAAACGCTCGCCGCGGTATAAATGTTATTCATGAAATGCGCCAAGAGGTTGCCCGAGAGCACCTTCCACCACAGCGGGCCCGCGAGCGCCGGCCACAGCACGAAATGATAGGCGTAAAAAGGCAGGATCTTCTTGAAGGAACGATAGGCCGCTCTAGCCACGGTGGCCAGCTTACGGTCGGGCAGGATGTCGACGTAACCCGGCGTCTTGGGCTTGCGGAGCAGGTCGGTGAGACCTGTGTTGTAGACGCCGATGACCTCCATGAAAAAGGGGGCCGTCACGAAGAACTGGACGACCTGGATCGCGTGGTAAAGGCCCCAAGGCGTGTACTTGCTGGTGCGCAAGGTGCCGTAGTTGACGTCCGGGTCCTTGCCGACGACGTTCGTGTACTGGTGATGCAGGCCGTTGTGGCCGTGCTTCCAGGACTCTTCCTCGGCGGGGGAGAGCCATTGGAAGCTTTTGGAATGAAGCTCGGGAAGCTCGGGAAAGCGGTCCCAGCAGCCGTGCAGGGCGTAGTGCCCGATCTCGGTGGTCTCGATTTGACGGTGGATCCATAACGCCGTGACACCGACAAACCAGGTCACCGGGTCGAGGCTGACAAAGATCAGAAAGCGGCCCAGGGCTTCCATCTGCCTCGAGACCTTGCGTAATTTTTTCGCGTAGCGGACGTCTTCTTCGCCCAGGGAGGATTCGAGCTCGAGCCGGAGCTTGTCGATTTCTTCGGCGAATTTTTTGAAGCGATTTTCGTCCCAGATTTCGTTTTGACGCGCAGCAGCGCCCACCTCGCCCTTTCGGGCGGAGGCCCTAGTACCCACATTCCCCATGTTCACTCCTTATCAATCCCCTATGATTGATAAACTCTAGATTTTAATTCGCCCATGACCGAGGTCAACATGAAATTGAAAGGAATGAATTATTTTATTGTGAGATTTTTCTTGGCATACCGCAAGGCGCCCAAAAAAAAATGCGAAAAAGGCATTATTGTGCCTCGGCCGCCAGGACTTGAAAGGACCAGGGGATTTGCCGGTTCCACTTCAAGTGGAAATCTCCAATCCGCTCCGCGAAAGGGGCGCCGGCGCCGGGGGCGAGATTCAATCCTCCAACCCTCACCTGCCAGGTTTCCGCCGTTTTGGCATCTCCGCCGGACAAGACCTTCAAAGTCACGGCCCGCACGGTTTCCGTAGAATTGTTCTGGATCTTTCCGCTGAGGACGTCGGAAAAGAAAGAACGACGCACCTTCAAGTCGAGGACTTGAACCTGGTCGGGAGAAATGAGACGAGCCGGGCCCGCCTGCCAATACATCGTGGGGTCATCCACCGAATCGCCCGCCACGAAGGACACAATGCCCAGCAACATCATGGGGAAACCGATGGCAAGCAGCACCTGTCCCTTGTTGGCGCGATGATGCCGGCTGAGGGTGTAGATCAGAAGCAAGGCTAGCAGGCCGGCCCCGATGCCGAGGGTGACCGTCGAGGAGACCTTCACCAACAACAGAAGAAACATCAGGATGCCGCCGTACCAAAGGACGACCAATTGTTTCGTGCTCATCTGGGATCCCCTTTCTTACCGCCTCCGCAGGGCGGCACGGAGACGAATATGATTGGAATCCCGGGTACTTACCACCAAAAAATGGCGGGAGAAACGGGAGGCCGTCCCCTGGGACGAACCGCTTCTTCCCCGGACCCGAAACAACTCTGGACAAATCGCCCCGATAAGACGAAGGTACAAGCAGTGTCTCGTTTCTAAGTAAGCCCCGACGGCTGAAAACCTCGGATCCCCTGCCTAGACTCAACTCACTACCTTTTATAAACAAATCAAGGAAACGATCCGTCCCTGGAACTCCTAGAGCGCTCGGTGACATTCATTTCCGAAATCTCAAGGAGACGCCCAATGGCGAAAAAACTATACGTGGGAAGCCTTCCCTACAGCGCCGACGAGTCCGCGCTGCGCGAACTGTTCGAACCCTTCGGAACCCTGCTTTCCGTCGCGGTGATCAACGATAAATTTTCCGGCCAGTCCAAGGGCTTCGGCTTCGTCGAGTTCGAGGATTCGGCGGCGGCCGATCAGGCCATCGCCCAGGTCAACGGCAAGGACATGGGAGGCCGCAGCCTCACCGTGAACGAGGCCCGACCTCAAGCCAAGCGCGAAGGCGGCTTCGGCGGCGGGGGTGGCGGTGGACGCGGCGGCTTCGGCGGCGGCCGGGGCGGCGGAGGTGGACGTCGCTATTAAGCGGCGAATGAATTTCGCGTTACTTCAATGGCGGTCCCTGAGGGGGCCGCCATTTTTTTATCGCTCCATGCGGCCGCACTTGAGCAGTTTCATACCGTCGTCGAAGAAGATCTGCATTTTGTCCGGGGAAACGAATTCCGTGGCGAGACCCCGTCCGAAAATCGCGTGATCGATCACGTCGTCGACCTTGTAACCCCCCTCCATCGAATAGGCCTTGGGAGTGCGCTGGCTGCCCCGCAGCTTTTCTCGCAGGGCGTTTTCCTTCGCCAATTTCAGTGCGGCGGCCTTGCCGAAGGCCGCTTTGCGGGTGGAAAGGGATTTGGGCCGATAAACCCGGTCGCTTTGGCAGGTCAGGCAGAGCACCCGCTTGGGCACGCCGTTATCCACGCGGATCACGCGGTGATTGAGGTCCAGCTTGCAGCGGGTGCACCAGTGAATCAACTCGTCGAGCATCTTGTATGAAGTTTCTTCCAAGGCCGTTCTCCTTTTTCTTTCCTGTCTACCACGGGCCGACG is a genomic window containing:
- the lexA gene encoding transcriptional repressor LexA, coding for MTLTPKQKRILDFVQSYAEAKGYPPTQREIAARFRLKSLGSVQDYLQALQSKGYLVKDAYGRRALRLNEVGAESVRLPLLGTVAAGLPLEAVEVQERVDVPKSLLGGGENFALRVRGDSMIEDGIHDGDLVIVRRQPTARRGQTVVAMIDGEATVKKFFTQGQKVELRPANQAMQSIWVEPGQAFHILGVVVGLMRRYS
- a CDS encoding NAD(P)-dependent alcohol dehydrogenase produces the protein MALPTPAYAAPSPTQALAPFQIERREPGPRDVLIDIHFCGVCHSDIHQARDEWGGAIFPMVPGHEIVGTVARVGAQVTRFKAGDRVGVGCMVGSCRDCAACRKGLEQYCERTISFTYNSREADGKTPTYGGYSTCITVDEYFVLRLPEGLPLDKAAPLLCAGITTYSPLRHWGAGPGKRVAVLGLGGLGHMAIKLARAMGAEVTVLSHSEKKREDAARLGAQEFFSGADPETFKKLAGRFDLILNTVSVDLDWNLYLDLVARDGAMVLLGIPPKAPPVEAFRLIGKRRALSGSLIGGIPETQEMLDFCGKHGIVSDIELIPMQAINEAYERMIRGDVRYRFVIDLASLRGAGG
- a CDS encoding alpha/beta hydrolase; the encoded protein is MSQGPYLPDIVGSPLMYQERGEGPTLILVPGLDGTALLFYRQVPLLSRRFHVLTFPLPNDPKCTMESLVEELRELVDKVAAERGDEKVLLCGESFGGALSLSFAFAHPHRLRGLVILNSFPKIRKPFQLRVAPTLLRWMPWGAMPLVRRFTESRIHSPHALPEDLAEFHQRLRWVGKQGYIRRLEILRSYDISERLPEIATPTLFLAGELDRLVPSVREAEFMSQKMPNAKMITLQGYGHVCMINHDFNLLDYILPWLGE
- a CDS encoding RNA-binding protein, with the protein product MAKKLYVGSLPYSADESALRELFEPFGTLLSVAVINDKFSGQSKGFGFVEFEDSAAADQAIAQVNGKDMGGRSLTVNEARPQAKREGGFGGGGGGGRGGFGGGRGGGGGRRY
- a CDS encoding CBS domain-containing protein, with product MNPAGLPVKKYMSPTPQTIGREAPLATAKEIMAGLAIRHLPVIQGEKVVGVLSDRDIQVLEFLAKDHAEALRVDDAMTRDVYVAAPETPLQDVVAAMAAGKFGSTVVVEAGKVRGIFTTIDALRALADLLGRKP